One window from the genome of Thermus sediminis encodes:
- a CDS encoding PaaI family thioesterase has translation MDKETLLAKETLDQTLGVHYLKLAKEEVVAELEVSPRVHQPFGFLHGGATVALAESVASLGGFLNCPPGHAAFGLEINCNHIRRKREGTLRAVGKPLHVGRTTQVWEVKVYDEEERLVAASRCTLAVVPLEPGT, from the coding sequence ATGGACAAGGAAACCCTTCTGGCCAAGGAGACCCTGGACCAGACCCTGGGGGTGCACTACCTGAAGCTGGCAAAGGAAGAGGTGGTGGCCGAACTGGAGGTCTCCCCCAGGGTCCACCAGCCCTTTGGCTTCCTCCATGGCGGGGCCACGGTGGCCCTGGCGGAGAGCGTGGCCAGCCTGGGGGGGTTCCTGAACTGCCCCCCAGGGCACGCCGCCTTCGGCCTGGAGATCAACTGCAACCACATCCGAAGGAAGCGGGAGGGCACCCTCCGGGCCGTGGGCAAGCCCCTCCACGTGGGCCGCACCACCCAGGTCTGGGAGGTAAAGGTCTACGATGAAGAAGAGCGGTTGGTGGCAGCGAGCCGCTGCACCCTGGCCGTGGTCCCCCTAGAACCAGGCACGTAG
- a CDS encoding bifunctional diguanylate cyclase/phosphodiesterase gives MDRAQILPWSAPVLSLLRRGLSGLPEALGALAEALEAHRAYLFRLEEREGRWYTSQLAEWAGPGVTPQIQNPSLQNVPMREAGYGRWLEAFLRDQAIGGPVRSFPEEERPLLQAQEIQSLLAVPIWVESRPWGFLGVDDCERERAFTPEEEGLLRGVAEVLARTLELFEVHRFTERLLEISPFYVARLDPEGRLLWTNAAFKGAFPQRVPFPLEEALAQPGRPIMATTSGEAPAEWTLLAVPGPGGEALEILALGLDLRERLRAQDQEARWSAFRKNLLRVYETLMAEGFSDSVFSLILEAALDTVPAAQAGSVTVLKEDGYYHFVAAKGYDLEALRQIRLHPEEPLSLTGHKEAQVFTQGDLERFNQGLDPKRKEVMEGARRVREIRAVLAVPVYLSGERKAFLYLDNLEREDAFAPLDLELAQAFASQLGLLLRRLELEGRLTHLAYHDPLTGLPNRLFFLEKLAQALKEDPRLAVLYLDLDGLKLVNDLEGHALGDEVIRAIGARLRAALRPRDLVARQGGDEFLVLLTGIRRAEEAIQVAERLLEVVRLPLPLGERVYRLTTSIGIALGEGGLSPGELLQRADLALYRAKGEGKDRLAFYEPKFQEALRREMALVEALREALAREEEGLTLFYQPLVDLGTGRPVALEALIRWPEASPKEFIPIAERHRLMPELGAWVLRRACREHSRHGLPVHVNVSPQELLHPSYPSLVAQALEEADCPPEALVLEVTETALIPDERGRDATETVRALRRLGVRVFLDDFGTGYSSLERLAALPVDGLKLGQAFTKALGSPPDPQSPPARLVAAVLALAQALGLAAVAEGIEDEATLAYLRGLGFTLGQGYLLGRPKPLGYRGGQG, from the coding sequence ATGGACCGGGCCCAGATCCTCCCGTGGTCCGCCCCTGTCCTATCCCTCCTGCGGCGGGGCCTCTCGGGGCTTCCCGAGGCCCTTGGGGCCCTGGCCGAAGCCCTAGAGGCCCACCGCGCCTACCTCTTCCGCCTGGAGGAGCGGGAGGGGCGCTGGTACACCTCCCAGCTGGCGGAGTGGGCGGGCCCCGGAGTGACCCCCCAGATCCAAAACCCGAGCCTCCAGAACGTGCCCATGCGGGAGGCGGGCTACGGCCGCTGGCTGGAGGCCTTTCTGCGGGACCAGGCCATCGGGGGACCGGTGCGCTCCTTCCCTGAGGAGGAAAGGCCCCTCCTCCAAGCCCAGGAGATCCAAAGCCTCCTGGCGGTCCCCATCTGGGTGGAGAGCAGGCCTTGGGGCTTCCTAGGGGTAGACGATTGCGAGCGGGAAAGGGCCTTCACCCCCGAGGAGGAGGGCCTCCTCCGGGGGGTAGCCGAGGTCCTGGCCCGCACCCTGGAACTCTTTGAGGTCCACCGCTTTACGGAGCGCCTCCTGGAGATTTCCCCCTTCTACGTGGCCCGGCTGGACCCAGAAGGCAGGCTCCTCTGGACTAACGCGGCCTTCAAGGGGGCCTTCCCTCAAAGGGTCCCCTTCCCCCTGGAAGAGGCCTTGGCCCAGCCTGGGCGGCCCATCATGGCCACCACCTCTGGGGAAGCCCCGGCGGAGTGGACCCTCCTGGCCGTGCCTGGCCCGGGAGGGGAGGCCCTGGAGATCCTGGCCTTGGGCCTGGACCTCAGGGAACGCCTTCGCGCCCAGGATCAGGAGGCCCGCTGGAGCGCCTTCCGCAAGAACCTCCTCCGGGTCTACGAGACCCTAATGGCCGAGGGGTTTTCCGACTCGGTCTTCAGCCTCATCCTCGAGGCCGCCTTGGACACAGTGCCCGCAGCCCAGGCGGGGAGCGTCACCGTGCTCAAGGAGGACGGCTACTACCACTTCGTGGCCGCCAAGGGGTACGACCTGGAGGCGCTGCGCCAGATCCGCCTTCACCCAGAAGAGCCCCTCTCCCTCACGGGGCACAAGGAGGCCCAGGTCTTCACCCAAGGGGACCTGGAGCGCTTCAACCAGGGCCTGGACCCCAAACGGAAGGAGGTGATGGAGGGAGCGAGGCGGGTGAGGGAGATTCGGGCCGTCCTGGCCGTGCCCGTCTACCTCTCCGGGGAGCGCAAGGCCTTCTTGTACCTGGACAACCTGGAAAGGGAGGATGCCTTCGCCCCCTTGGACCTGGAGTTGGCCCAGGCCTTCGCCAGCCAGCTGGGCCTCCTCCTGAGGCGGCTGGAGCTGGAGGGGCGGCTAACCCACCTGGCCTACCACGACCCCTTGACCGGCCTGCCCAACCGCCTCTTCTTCCTGGAGAAGCTGGCCCAGGCCCTCAAGGAGGACCCCAGGCTGGCCGTGCTGTACCTGGACCTGGACGGGCTGAAGCTGGTGAACGACCTGGAGGGCCACGCCCTTGGGGACGAGGTCATCCGCGCCATCGGCGCTCGGCTCCGCGCCGCCCTGAGGCCCCGGGACCTGGTGGCCCGCCAGGGCGGGGACGAGTTTCTGGTCCTCCTCACGGGAATCCGCAGGGCGGAGGAGGCCATCCAGGTGGCGGAAAGGCTTCTGGAGGTGGTGCGCCTTCCCCTGCCTCTGGGCGAGCGGGTCTACCGCCTCACCACCTCCATCGGCATCGCCCTGGGTGAAGGGGGGCTCTCCCCTGGGGAACTCCTGCAGCGGGCCGACCTGGCCCTCTACCGGGCCAAGGGCGAGGGCAAGGACCGCCTGGCCTTCTACGAGCCCAAGTTCCAGGAGGCCTTGCGCCGGGAGATGGCCCTGGTGGAGGCCCTGCGGGAGGCCCTGGCCCGGGAAGAAGAGGGGCTTACCCTCTTCTACCAGCCCCTTGTGGACCTGGGCACGGGAAGGCCTGTGGCCCTCGAGGCCCTGATCCGCTGGCCCGAGGCCTCCCCGAAGGAGTTCATCCCCATTGCGGAGCGGCACCGCCTCATGCCTGAGCTCGGGGCCTGGGTCCTGCGCCGCGCCTGCCGGGAGCACTCCCGCCACGGCCTCCCCGTGCACGTGAACGTGAGCCCCCAGGAGCTCCTCCATCCCAGCTATCCCAGCCTGGTGGCCCAGGCCTTGGAGGAGGCGGACTGCCCCCCGGAAGCCCTGGTTCTGGAGGTCACGGAAACCGCCCTGATCCCCGACGAAAGGGGGCGGGACGCCACAGAAACCGTACGGGCCTTACGGAGGCTTGGGGTTAGGGTCTTCCTGGACGACTTCGGCACCGGATACTCCAGCCTGGAGCGCCTGGCAGCCCTCCCCGTGGACGGGCTCAAGCTGGGCCAGGCCTTTACAAAGGCCCTGGGAAGCCCCCCGGACCCCCAAAGTCCCCCCGCCCGGCTGGTGGCCGCCGTCTTGGCCCTGGCCCAGGCCTTGGGGCTCGCTGCCGTGGCCGAGGGGATAGAGGACGAGGCCACCCTGGCCTACCTGCGGGGCCTGGGGTTCACCTTGGGGCAGGGCTACCTCCTTGGCCGCCCAAAACCCCTGGGCTACCGTGGGGGGCAAGGGTGA
- a CDS encoding RNB domain-containing ribonuclease, translating to MLVKKALVVYKGKPALAEEKGDRLELTLEGGERLKVRPKDVLLLHPGPASLDLRVLEGEEEAAWELLEGQRVSLRELAELVYGAYTPEAAYGAYLLAQKGERFVLEGGEARARTREELALLEEARRRKEERERAFGEALGRLREGRPLLEDRPLLAEVEALAYGERRESQVLKALGLPETPEAAHALLLRLGVWRRENPHPRRLGLPLAPPDLPVPPLPEEERVDLTHLLAFAIDDEGSQDPDDALYAERVEGGFRLLVHVADVAALVAPGSPLDGEALRRGANLYLPEGTVPMLPPAVTEALGLGLKEVSPALTFELLVSEGGELLEERVFPSWVRVGRLTYREALGVEALAPLKELAGVFLQRRLAQGALDLSLPEVKVRVEGEEIRITPLPPYASRVWVREAMLLAGYAAAHLALREGLPFPFATQEAPSHRAEGEGLAAMWEQRKALRRAQLKAVPAPHKGLGLPLYAQVTSPLRRYLDLVAHQQLRAWLKGERPLAQGEVLERVGAAEAVADLVREGERRSKLHWTLLYLLEKGYEGPGVLVERRGGQGVFLLPELGLSAQAALSRPLPLNAEARLRFLEADLPALEARFALV from the coding sequence ATGCTTGTCAAGAAAGCCTTGGTCGTCTACAAGGGCAAGCCCGCTCTGGCGGAGGAAAAGGGGGACCGCTTGGAGCTCACCCTTGAAGGGGGGGAGAGGCTCAAGGTCCGCCCCAAGGATGTGCTCCTCCTCCACCCCGGCCCCGCTAGCCTGGACCTGAGGGTGCTCGAGGGGGAGGAGGAGGCGGCCTGGGAGCTTCTGGAGGGCCAGAGGGTGAGCCTCCGGGAGCTTGCCGAGCTGGTCTATGGCGCCTATACCCCTGAGGCCGCCTATGGGGCCTACCTCCTGGCCCAGAAGGGGGAGAGGTTCGTCTTGGAGGGGGGCGAGGCCCGGGCCCGCACCCGGGAGGAGCTGGCCCTTCTGGAGGAGGCCAGGAGGCGCAAGGAGGAGAGGGAGCGGGCCTTCGGGGAGGCCCTGGGGCGCCTTCGGGAGGGGAGGCCCCTTCTCGAGGACCGCCCCCTTCTCGCCGAGGTGGAGGCCCTGGCCTATGGGGAGCGGCGGGAGAGCCAGGTCCTGAAGGCCCTGGGCCTTCCCGAAACCCCCGAGGCCGCCCACGCCCTTCTCCTGCGCCTTGGGGTTTGGCGGCGGGAAAACCCCCATCCCAGGCGGCTTGGGCTCCCCCTGGCTCCTCCGGACCTCCCCGTACCCCCCCTTCCGGAGGAGGAACGGGTGGACCTCACCCACCTCCTTGCCTTCGCCATCGACGACGAGGGGAGCCAGGACCCGGACGATGCCCTTTACGCCGAAAGGGTGGAGGGGGGCTTCCGCCTCCTGGTGCACGTGGCGGACGTGGCCGCGCTGGTGGCCCCAGGAAGCCCCTTGGACGGGGAGGCCCTCCGCCGGGGGGCCAACCTCTACCTGCCCGAGGGCACGGTGCCCATGCTTCCCCCGGCGGTCACCGAAGCCCTGGGCCTGGGGTTGAAGGAGGTCTCCCCGGCCCTTACCTTTGAACTCCTGGTTTCCGAAGGAGGGGAGCTTCTGGAGGAGAGGGTCTTCCCCTCCTGGGTGCGGGTGGGGCGCCTCACCTACCGGGAGGCCCTAGGGGTGGAGGCCCTCGCCCCCCTCAAGGAGCTGGCGGGGGTTTTCCTCCAGAGGCGCCTGGCCCAAGGGGCCCTGGACCTCAGCCTCCCCGAGGTGAAGGTGCGGGTGGAGGGGGAGGAGATCCGGATCACCCCCCTTCCCCCCTACGCGAGCCGGGTCTGGGTGCGGGAGGCCATGCTCCTTGCGGGCTACGCCGCCGCCCACCTCGCCCTGAGGGAGGGCCTCCCCTTCCCCTTCGCCACCCAGGAGGCCCCCTCCCATCGGGCCGAGGGGGAGGGCCTGGCCGCCATGTGGGAGCAGAGGAAGGCCCTCCGGCGGGCCCAGCTCAAGGCGGTCCCCGCCCCCCACAAGGGCTTAGGCCTTCCCCTTTACGCCCAGGTGACGAGCCCCTTGAGGCGCTACCTGGACCTGGTGGCCCACCAGCAGCTCAGGGCCTGGCTCAAGGGGGAGAGGCCCCTCGCCCAAGGGGAGGTCCTGGAGCGGGTGGGGGCGGCGGAGGCCGTGGCCGACCTGGTGCGGGAGGGGGAGAGGCGGAGCAAGCTCCACTGGACCCTTCTTTACCTGCTGGAGAAGGGGTACGAGGGTCCCGGGGTCCTGGTGGAGAGGCGGGGGGGGCAGGGGGTCTTCCTCCTCCCTGAGCTCGGGCTCAGCGCCCAGGCGGCCCTCTCCCGGCCCCTTCCCCTAAACGCCGAGGCCCGCCTCCGCTTCCTGGAGGCGGACCTGCCTGCCCTCGAGGCCCGCTTCGCCCTGGTCTAG
- a CDS encoding NAD(P)/FAD-dependent oxidoreductase: MARAIVVGAGILGAASAYRLAEAGLGVLVLEKEATFAQGSTGRSAAGVRVQFSEPLNILLSYHSILEYQGIPEAGYRPIGYLFLVPEALAGDQEEALRTQRSLGVPVERLTLGEAREKVPFREEGLAFATFGPMDGVMDPHGATAFYLREARRLGAEVRFSEPLLFAERRGGLWRVETPKGWYEAPFLLLCTGAWTGEVGKTLGLEIPIWPVRRMVFATAPAPFPHAFPLTVDLGTGFYLRSEGRRLLFGRSNPHEPPGFREGMDWAWLGPTLEAGLARFPFLEGLSLDRRASWWGYYEVTPDHNPILGFVGEGLLLAAGFSGHGVQQAAMVGRLLAEEVLFGRAKSLDITPFRLERFHRGSLIGERSIV; encoded by the coding sequence GTGGCCCGGGCCATCGTGGTGGGGGCAGGGATCCTAGGCGCGGCCTCGGCCTACCGCCTGGCGGAGGCGGGGCTAGGGGTCCTGGTCCTAGAGAAGGAGGCCACCTTCGCCCAAGGGTCCACGGGCAGGAGCGCCGCAGGGGTAAGGGTGCAGTTCTCCGAGCCCCTCAACATCCTCCTCTCCTACCACTCCATCCTGGAATACCAGGGGATCCCCGAGGCGGGCTACCGGCCCATCGGCTACCTCTTCCTGGTCCCCGAGGCCCTGGCCGGGGATCAGGAGGAGGCCTTGAGGACGCAAAGGTCCCTGGGGGTCCCCGTGGAGCGGCTCACCCTGGGGGAGGCCAGGGAGAAGGTGCCCTTCAGGGAGGAGGGCCTCGCCTTCGCCACCTTTGGCCCCATGGACGGGGTCATGGACCCCCACGGGGCCACGGCCTTTTACCTCAGGGAGGCCAGGCGGCTTGGGGCCGAGGTGCGCTTCTCCGAACCCCTTCTCTTCGCTGAGCGCCGAGGGGGCCTGTGGCGGGTGGAGACCCCCAAGGGGTGGTACGAGGCCCCCTTCCTTCTCCTCTGCACGGGGGCCTGGACGGGGGAAGTGGGGAAGACGCTTGGCCTGGAGATCCCCATCTGGCCCGTGCGGCGCATGGTCTTTGCCACCGCCCCCGCGCCCTTCCCCCACGCCTTTCCCCTCACCGTTGACCTGGGGACGGGCTTCTACCTGCGCTCCGAGGGAAGGCGCCTCCTTTTTGGCCGCTCCAACCCCCATGAGCCCCCCGGCTTCCGGGAGGGCATGGATTGGGCCTGGCTGGGGCCCACCCTCGAGGCGGGCCTCGCCCGCTTTCCCTTCCTAGAGGGGCTTTCCCTAGACCGGAGGGCCAGCTGGTGGGGCTACTACGAGGTCACCCCGGACCACAACCCCATCCTGGGCTTCGTGGGGGAGGGGCTTCTTTTGGCGGCGGGCTTTTCCGGCCACGGGGTGCAGCAAGCGGCCATGGTGGGCCGCTTGCTGGCGGAGGAGGTCCTTTTCGGCCGGGCCAAGAGCCTGGACATCACGCCCTTTCGCCTGGAGCGCTTCCATAGGGGAAGCCTCATCGGGGAGCGGAGCATTGTCTAG
- a CDS encoding DUF3800 domain-containing protein codes for MLLCFLDESGDHILGGGDPNYPIFVLAGVVVEEGHYTSVIQPEMEELKRRLFGRPDLVLRTADITRNRNGFEGLKDPGFRARFYRELNAAMQRWDYTVLSVVVDKRRLLEVYGSSAWDPYDLSLGFLVERPVFLSEERRARARIIAESRNASLDQRLRRTWESLIEKGTDYVRAQRLRGRVEGLIFRKKWDNEAGVQPADLVASPIGRRYLGKPAKVDWGIVAQKLRRGPDGYLGYGLVVFPKR; via the coding sequence ATGTTGCTGTGCTTTCTGGACGAATCCGGGGACCACATTCTTGGGGGAGGTGATCCCAACTATCCCATCTTTGTGCTGGCGGGGGTGGTGGTGGAGGAGGGCCACTATACCTCCGTGATCCAGCCGGAAATGGAAGAGCTCAAGCGAAGGCTTTTTGGCAGGCCGGACCTGGTTTTGCGCACGGCGGACATAACCCGGAATCGCAACGGGTTTGAGGGTCTTAAAGACCCCGGGTTCCGGGCCAGGTTCTATCGGGAGCTCAACGCCGCAATGCAGCGCTGGGATTACACGGTTTTGAGCGTGGTCGTGGACAAGCGTAGGCTTCTGGAGGTCTACGGAAGTTCTGCTTGGGATCCATACGACCTTTCCCTGGGCTTTTTGGTGGAGCGCCCGGTTTTTCTTTCGGAGGAGCGAAGAGCCAGAGCGAGAATCATTGCCGAAAGCCGCAATGCTAGTCTGGACCAGCGCCTGAGAAGGACTTGGGAAAGTCTTATTGAAAAGGGTACGGATTATGTGCGGGCTCAGAGGTTGCGGGGACGGGTGGAGGGCCTGATTTTCAGGAAGAAGTGGGATAACGAAGCTGGGGTTCAGCCGGCTGACCTGGTGGCGAGTCCTATAGGCCGACGATACTTGGGTAAGCCCGCAAAGGTAGATTGGGGGATTGTCGCCCAAAAGCTCCGCCGAGGGCCTGACGGGTACCTGGGGTATGGTTTAGTGGTGTTTCCAAAAAGGTAG
- a CDS encoding alpha/beta fold hydrolase, with translation MGEVRFFPGLLAPPAGFSFLEGLPSEEGLHLIAFGEGALEGLKTAFREGARSLVLLSPILRKDAFLAARLSALRFGLERGGVEGFARVGRALFFGPLSVGSEEIFAAWKEGLSEEGLWAWLDLMEGLGDERRWLRGTEARVLVVQGALDAFTPPLYGKEAVDFAKGEALRFALEGAGHLVPWEAPLEVRDLVADFLLGEAFKPLPGGIAL, from the coding sequence GTGGGAGAGGTGCGCTTTTTCCCGGGGCTCCTTGCCCCTCCCGCCGGGTTTTCCTTCCTGGAGGGGCTTCCTTCCGAGGAGGGGCTTCACCTGATCGCCTTTGGGGAAGGGGCCCTGGAGGGTTTGAAGACCGCCTTCCGGGAGGGGGCGAGGAGCCTGGTCCTCCTTTCCCCCATCCTTCGCAAAGACGCCTTCCTGGCCGCTCGGCTTTCTGCCCTCCGCTTCGGCCTAGAAAGGGGAGGGGTGGAGGGGTTCGCCCGGGTGGGGCGGGCCCTCTTCTTCGGGCCCCTAAGCGTGGGGAGCGAGGAAATCTTCGCCGCCTGGAAGGAGGGGCTCAGCGAGGAGGGCCTTTGGGCCTGGCTGGACCTTATGGAAGGCCTGGGCGACGAGCGGCGCTGGCTAAGGGGCACCGAGGCCCGGGTCCTGGTGGTCCAGGGGGCCCTGGACGCCTTTACCCCGCCCCTTTACGGGAAGGAGGCGGTGGACTTCGCCAAGGGGGAGGCCCTGCGCTTTGCCCTGGAGGGAGCGGGCCACTTGGTCCCCTGGGAGGCCCCGTTGGAGGTTCGGGACCTGGTGGCGGACTTCCTCCTGGGAGAAGCCTTCAAGCCCCTTCCCGGAGGGATCGCCCTATGA
- the truD gene encoding tRNA pseudouridine(13) synthase TruD, translating to MDLVFRPERYPFLTAGLPGVGGVIRLHPQDFQVEEVPAYLPSGEGEHLYLLLEKEGLTTREVFEFLRDELGIPEKEIGVAGLKDKHARTQQWFSIPRRHENALCLLENLRGVRLLHADLHTNKLRTGHLKGNRFRILIREPQGGKARAEAILRALEQRGVPNYYGPQRFGLGGVNPARGYELVKGGKGRGSPWLKRFLIGSLQSLLFNDWVALRMERGLYDRVIPGDWAKKHATGGEFLVEDQGEAERALRLEISATGPLFGRKYPEAKGEARALEDEILARYNLAREEFRARRGARRPIRVPLSEWRVEEAPKGLWLSFFLPKGSYATSLLREVMKQEVEAPEEEE from the coding sequence ATGGACCTGGTCTTTCGCCCCGAGCGCTACCCCTTCCTGACCGCCGGGCTTCCCGGGGTGGGAGGGGTGATCCGCCTCCACCCCCAGGACTTCCAGGTGGAGGAGGTTCCCGCCTACTTGCCAAGCGGAGAGGGGGAGCACCTCTACCTCCTCCTGGAAAAGGAGGGCCTCACCACCCGGGAGGTCTTTGAGTTCCTGAGGGACGAGCTGGGCATACCGGAAAAGGAGATCGGGGTGGCGGGCCTCAAGGACAAGCACGCCCGCACCCAGCAGTGGTTCTCCATCCCGAGGCGCCACGAGAACGCCCTCTGCCTTCTGGAAAACCTAAGGGGGGTGAGGCTCCTCCACGCCGACCTCCACACCAACAAGCTCAGGACCGGCCACCTCAAGGGGAACCGCTTTAGGATCCTCATCCGGGAACCCCAAGGAGGGAAGGCAAGGGCGGAGGCCATCCTAAGGGCCCTGGAGCAAAGGGGCGTGCCCAATTACTACGGCCCCCAGCGCTTCGGCCTGGGGGGGGTGAACCCCGCGCGGGGGTACGAGCTGGTGAAAGGGGGCAAGGGCCGGGGAAGCCCCTGGCTGAAGCGCTTCCTGATCGGAAGCCTCCAAAGCCTCCTCTTCAACGACTGGGTGGCCCTAAGGATGGAGCGGGGCCTCTACGACCGGGTGATCCCCGGGGACTGGGCCAAGAAGCACGCCACAGGCGGGGAGTTTCTGGTGGAGGACCAGGGAGAGGCGGAAAGGGCCCTCCGCCTGGAGATCAGCGCCACCGGGCCCCTCTTCGGCCGGAAGTACCCCGAGGCGAAGGGGGAGGCCCGGGCCCTGGAGGACGAAATCCTGGCGCGCTACAACCTCGCTCGGGAAGAGTTTAGGGCCCGCCGGGGAGCCAGGCGGCCCATCCGGGTCCCCCTCTCCGAATGGCGGGTGGAGGAGGCCCCCAAAGGGCTCTGGCTTTCCTTCTTCCTCCCCAAGGGGAGCTACGCCACAAGCCTCCTCCGGGAGGTGATGAAGCAGGAGGTGGAAGCCCCGGAGGAAGAGGAATAA
- a CDS encoding NADP-dependent isocitrate dehydrogenase has product MPLITTETGKKMHVLEDGRKLITVIPGDGVGPECVEATLKVLEAAKAPLAYEVREAGASVFKKGIASGVPQETVESIGKTRVALKGPLETPVGYGEKSANVTLRKLFETYANVRPVREFPNVPTPYAGRGIDLVVVRENVEDLYAGIEHMQTPGVAQTLKLISWKGSEKIARFAFELVRAEGRKRVHCATKSNIMKLSEGTLKRAFEKVAQDYPGIEAHHIIVDNAAHQLVKRPEQFEVIVTTNMNGDILSDLTSGLIGGLGFAPSANIGDEVAIFEAVHGSAPKYAGQNVINPTAVLLSAVMMLRYLEEFATADLIENALLYTLEEGRVLTGDVVGYDRGAKTTEYTEAIIQNLGKIPKRARVREHKPFRLPKVDGAIAAVVPKSRRVVGVDVFVETDLLPEPLGKALEALAEGTPFRLKMVSNRGTQVYPPTGGLTGLVDHYRCRFLYRGEGEAGDEEILDLVRRVASRFRWMHLEKLQEFDGEPGFTKAQGED; this is encoded by the coding sequence ATGCCCTTGATCACCACGGAAACCGGCAAGAAGATGCACGTCCTCGAGGACGGGCGCAAGCTCATCACCGTGATCCCCGGAGACGGCGTCGGCCCCGAGTGCGTGGAGGCCACCCTGAAGGTATTAGAGGCGGCCAAAGCTCCCCTAGCCTACGAGGTACGAGAGGCGGGGGCCAGCGTCTTCAAGAAGGGCATCGCCTCTGGGGTTCCCCAGGAGACCGTGGAGTCCATCGGCAAGACCCGGGTGGCCCTTAAGGGTCCCCTGGAGACCCCGGTGGGCTATGGGGAGAAGAGCGCCAACGTCACCCTGAGGAAGCTCTTTGAAACCTACGCCAACGTGCGCCCCGTGCGAGAGTTTCCCAACGTCCCCACCCCCTACGCGGGCCGGGGGATAGACCTCGTGGTGGTGCGGGAGAACGTGGAGGACCTTTACGCCGGGATTGAGCACATGCAGACCCCCGGCGTGGCCCAGACCCTGAAGCTCATCTCCTGGAAGGGCTCGGAGAAGATCGCCCGCTTCGCCTTTGAGTTGGTCCGGGCCGAGGGTCGGAAGAGGGTCCACTGCGCCACCAAGTCCAACATCATGAAGCTCTCCGAAGGGACCCTGAAGCGGGCCTTTGAAAAGGTGGCCCAGGACTACCCCGGGATCGAGGCCCACCACATCATCGTGGACAACGCCGCCCACCAGCTCGTGAAGAGGCCCGAGCAGTTTGAGGTGATCGTCACCACCAACATGAACGGGGACATCCTCTCGGACCTCACCTCGGGGCTCATCGGCGGCCTGGGCTTCGCCCCCTCGGCCAACATCGGGGACGAGGTGGCCATCTTTGAGGCCGTCCACGGCTCCGCCCCCAAGTACGCCGGGCAAAACGTCATCAACCCCACCGCGGTCCTCCTCTCCGCGGTGATGATGCTCCGCTACCTGGAGGAGTTCGCCACCGCTGACCTCATCGAAAACGCCCTCCTCTACACCCTCGAGGAGGGCCGGGTCCTCACGGGGGACGTGGTGGGCTACGACCGAGGGGCCAAGACCACGGAGTACACCGAGGCCATCATCCAGAACCTGGGGAAGATCCCAAAAAGGGCCCGGGTGCGGGAACACAAGCCCTTCCGCCTGCCCAAGGTGGACGGGGCCATCGCCGCCGTCGTCCCCAAAAGCCGCCGGGTGGTGGGGGTGGACGTCTTCGTGGAGACCGACCTCTTGCCCGAGCCCCTGGGGAAGGCCTTGGAGGCGTTGGCGGAGGGCACCCCCTTCCGGCTCAAGATGGTCTCCAACCGGGGCACCCAGGTCTACCCGCCCACCGGGGGGCTGACCGGATTGGTGGACCACTACCGCTGCCGCTTCCTCTACCGGGGGGAGGGGGAGGCAGGGGACGAAGAGATCCTGGACCTGGTCCGCCGCGTGGCCAGCCGCTTCCGTTGGATGCACCTGGAAAAGCTCCAGGAGTTTGACGGCGAGCCCGGCTTCACCAAGGCTCAGGGGGAGGACTAG